The sequence CTCTGCTGGTGGTCGCCGGAGCGTGTCTGGTCGCCGCGGTGCTGCTCGCTGTGCGCCGAGAACCGCGCGGAGGCGGCCAGATCGCTCCTGGGTGATGATGGGCAGATGCGGAGTGGACGTGTCTATGACGAGGTAAGCGACGACGACGGCACCCGGGTCCTGGTGGACCGGGTCTGGCCCCGGGGCATCCGCAAGGAGGACCCACGGGTAGGTCACTGGCTCAAAGACGTGGCACCCAGTGACGAGCTGCGGAAGTGGTACGGCCACGACCCGGACAAGAACAAGGAGTTCGCCACGCGGTACCGCGCCGAGCTGAAGGAGGACCCGGCCGCCGGGGCGCTGGACGAGCTGCGCGATCTCGCCCGCCAGGGTGAGGTCACCCTGGTCACCGCCACCAAGGACGTCTCGCTCAGCCAAGTGCCGGTGCTGCAGCAGGTCGCAGGGGTGTGAGGCGTCGGTGAGCAACGTCGAGACGAAACCGGCGGAGATGGTTTGTGCTGCCGACGACGGCGCACCCGCCTCGGCCTCGGACGTCACCGTTCGTATCCTCACCCCGCGCGAGGTGCCGCTGGGTGGACCGCGGGCGATGACCGTGCGGCGCACCCTGCCGCAGCGGGCGCTGTCCCTGATCGGCGCCTGGTGCTTCTTGGACCATTTCGGTCCGGACGAGGTGGCCAGCACCGGGGGGATGGATGTGCCGCCCCACCCGCACACCGGGCTGGCCACGGTCAGCTGGTTGTTCTCCGGGTCGATCACGCACGCCGACAGCGCCGACCACCTGGCCCGGGTGGCGCCCGGCCAGCTGTCCCTGATGACGGCCGGGGCCGGCATCTCCCACTCGGAGCGGTCCACCGCTGATACCGATGTGCTGCACGGGGTGCAGCTGTGGTTCGCCCTGCCGGAGCGGGCCAGGTTCGGGCCTCGCCGGTTCGACCACTACGCCCCGCCGGTGCTGACCGGCCGGGGCTGGTCGGCGCAGGTGTTCCTCGGCAGCACTCTGGGAGACAGCTCGCCGATCGCCACCGCCACCCCGATGCTGGGCGCCGAGGTGCGGCTGGAACCGGGCTGCTCCCTGACGGTGCCGGTGGACAACGGCTTCGAGCACGGTGTGCTGGTGGACACCGGCGAGGTGAGCGTGGACCAGACGCCGGTGCCAGCCGGACACCTCGGGTACCGGCCGGCGGGGCAGGACCAGCTCCGGCTCACTGCCGGTGACCAAGCGGCACGGGTGCTCCTCTTCGGCGGCGAACCGTTCGAGGAGAAGATCGTGATGTGGTGGAACTTCGTCGGCCGCAGCCACGAGGAGATCGTGGCGTTCCGCGCTGCCTGGCAGGACCAGATCGGCCGCCCGGAGCAGCCCGACGAGACCGCGCAGCCCGACGAGACCGCGCAGCCCGGCGAGACCGCGCAGCCCGGCGAGGTCGCCCCCGAGCAGTCCAACGAGGCCGGCGGCGCGAACGCGCCGGTAGCTCCGCCGTCGTACGGGTTACCTCAGGACGACCCGGGCGAACCATTGCCGGCCCCCGTGCTGCCGAACGTGCGGATCCGCCCGCGCGAGCAGCCCAGGCAGGCCTGAAGCGCTCGAGGCGACGAGCGCGGCGCGACTACTGCGGGTACCCGCCCTGCGGGGGCTGACCGTATCCCGGCGGTGGCGGGGGCTGCTGCCCGTACCCAGGCTGACCCTGCGGAGGCTGCTGCCCGTACCCGGGCTGCCCCTGCGGGGGCGGCGGGGGCTGCTGGCCTTGCGGCGGCTGGGGCACCTGTGCGTCGTAGCCAGCGGCCGGCGGGGGAGTGGCCGGCTGGGAGATCGCCGGGCCCTGCGACGCGGTGCTGCCGCCTTGGGCGAACTGCGCGGACTGCGGAGTGTGGCCCTCTTCGTCCTCACCGAGCGGCACCACGTGCACCGCGGTGCCGTAGGCACAGACCTCGGAGAACGCCTGCGCGATGTCGCCGGTGTCGAAGCGCATCCCGATCACGGCGTTCGCACCGCGGCGCTGCGCCTCGGTGGTCATTCGGTTCATCACTTCCTGGCGGCTCTCGTAGACGAGCTTGGTGTACTCGGTCACTTCACCACCGCCGAAAGCGCGGAAGCTCGCGGTGAAGTTCTGCCCGAAGTTCGCCGAGCGGACTGTCATGCCCATGACTTCGCCCATCACAGCCTCGATGCGGTAGCCCGGGATCTCGTTCGTGGTCACTACGATCATGTGCCCATCCTTGCATCCACTCCGCGGTGGGTGGTGGATATCACCGCGAATCGGATTCCGTCGCCGAGGCCAGGGTCGGCAACTTCCGGCAACCAGGGGGCAGGCCGAGGGCGGCCCTCTACGCTCGGGGGATCTCATCGTCAGGAGGGACGCGCAGTGCCAGATGCGGTCAGGTTGGGAATCGTGGGCTACGGAGCCCAGGGTTCGGTGTATGCACGGATGATTGCCGACGGGGAGATCCCGGGGATGACGCTCGGCGCGATCGCCGACCGGAACTCCGACCGGCGCGCGGTGATCGCGCAGGAGTACTCCGGCACCCCGGTGTACTCCGGTCACGAGGAGCTGATCGCCGGCGGTGAGGTGGATGCGGTGGTCACCACGCTGCCGCACTACGACCACCCGGCCGTGGCGATCGCGGCCCTCGACGCCGGGCTGCACGTGCTGGTGGAGAAGCCGGCGGCGGTGTTCACCCGGCAGGTCCGGGAGCTGATCGAGGCGGCCGAGGCGAAGCCGGAACTGACCTTCGCGATCATGTTCAACCAGCGCACCAACCCGCTGTACCGCCGGATCAAGGAGATCGTCGACGCCGGTGAGATCGGTGCGATCCGGCGCAGCAGCTGGACCATCACCACCTGGTGGCGGCCGCAGGGCTACTACGAGCAGTCCGGCTGGCGGGCCACCTGGGGTGGTGAGGGCGGTGGTGTCCTGGTGAACCAGGCGCCGCACCAGCTCGACCTGTGGCAGTGGATCTGTGGCGTGCCGAAGTCGGTGTTCGCCAAGGCCGCGTTCGGGTTCCGCCGGGATATCGCGGTGGAGGACGAGGTGACCGCCGTGGTGGACTACGGCGACGGCGTGACCGGGGTGTTCATCACCGCCACCCACGACCTGATCGGCACCGACCGGTTCGAGATCCTCGGTGACAAGGGCAAGATCGTCGTCGATGGTTCCAAGGTCGCCACGGTGACCCGGCTGTCCAAGGACGAGCGGGAAATCTCCGCGAGCATCACGCCGGAGGACGTGCGCAAGATGTTCCGCGGTGAGATGCACCTGGAGCAGTACCAGCAGAGCGAGGAAGTCTCCTTCGACTCCGCCTGGGGCTCTCAGCACGGGGAGGTGCTGCGCAACTTCGCCGCGCACATTCTCGACGGCGAACCTCTCCTCGCGCCCGGAGCGGACGGTATCGCTGGGGTCCGGTTGGCGAACGCCATCCACCTCTCCGCCTGGCTCGGCAAGGAGGTCCCGATCGACTTCGACGAGGACCTCTACCTGGCTGAGCTCAATCAGCGCATCCGGGACGAGGGGCAGTTCCCCGAGCGCTGAGCGACGCTGGTCTCGGACTGCCAGGGTCGAGGCTGCGCCCGGACGCTCGATCCGGTCCGGGCCGCCTCGTGCAGGAGCAGTGCCAGGTAGGCGTCTTCGCACGCATCCGCCAACGGGTAGAACGCCGATCCTCCGCGCACGTGCTCCACGGTGCGCAGCAGGCACTCGCCGAGCGCAATCTCGTCATCGGAGAGACGAGCCGGAGCAAACCGGTTCTCCGCGAGCAGGTCCGGGCCGAGCCGGATGTGCCGGAGATGGGCGCCTTCCAGGTCACCATCACGACCAGTCTCGTCCCGATCCAGGATGGTCCGCGCGACCTGGCCGGGGGCCACATAGTGGGAAACGACGTCATCGACGATCTCGCCATCGGTGCCACGTACCCACATGTGCCGGGTGCGCAGCGGTGACACGTACTGCTCGGAGCCGAACGCATAGTGACCGGTGCGTTCGGACCAGCTGAGCCGACCACTGAGAACCTCCTGTTCGATCAGGACCGGCTCGTCCCGCCAGCTGTCTCGGGTGCGTACCGACCGGACGTTGTCCCTCTCGGTGCGGGCCTCGATCGTGACGTCTTCGAAGCCGACGCTGAGGAGGAGCCTCAGCATCGAGACCGCGTGGTAGTCGTGAGCGACGGACACTGAAGCAGAACCGACCTTCCCGAGCAGGCCAGAGTGTGCGATGGCGAGCCGTGCCGCGTGCTGGGGTTGAAACTGGTACTGCTCGGACACCTGCACCTGGTGGCCGCGCAGCTCGCCGTAGATCCGGAACAAGGCATCGCGGTCCGCTGCCGGCGGAGTCTCCAGGAGCATCGGTGTGCCGGCGTCGCGGATCTGAATGGCGAGCCCTGCGACCGCCTCCCGCGGCACACAGACGAATGCTGCCTCCGGATCCCCGGTTCCGAGCGCCTCGGTCAGGTCGGTACGCACCGGCACCCCCCACTGGGCGCGGACCCGTTCAGCCGACTCGGCGGAGCGTGCGTAGACGCAGGTGATCTGCACCAGGTCCGGGCGGGCGTGAGCGACCCGGAGTGCGTAACTTGCCCGCCAGCCGGCACCGATGACGGCGATGCGAGCCGGTGCGTTCACCACAGCCAGGTGTCTTCGGGTGCGGCCAGGTCTGCGATCTGCGACCAGAACTCCTCGGGGATGTCCTGGGTGCTCAGGGCCACGGAGCTGTCGATCCGCTCCGGCCGCGACACTCCGAGCACGGTCGAGGTGATCCGCGGGTCCCGAACCGAGAACTGGATAGCGGCTGCGGGCAGCGGTACCTCGAACTCGGCAGCAAGTCGCTCGATCGCCTCGATCGCCGCCACGACCCGAGGCTCCGCGTCCCGGTAGCCATAACGCGCACCGGCACTACTCATCCCGCGAGCGAGCACTCCGCCGCCGAACACGGCCGCATTCAGGACTGCAACGCCGTGCTGGACCGCGCTGTCGATGAGCTCGTCGGCGGACCGGTCGACCAGGGTCCAACGGTTATGGGTGAGCACGACGTCGAAAGCACCGGTCTCCACGAACTGACGCAGCATCCCCACCGGTCCGCCGGCGACTCCGATATGCGCAGCGACGCCCCGCTCCTTCAGTTCGAGCAGCGCGTCGACTGGTCCGCCGGGTGCCATCGCGGCCTCGAAGCCGATGTGTTCCGGGTCGTGCAGGTGGAGCAGGTCGAACCGGTCCAGGCCTAGCCGTTCCTGACTCTCCTTCGCCGACCGGTACATCCGTTCGGCGCTGAAGTCCCCGGACTCCAGGTCTCGGTCCAGTTTGGTGGCGAGCGCGAAGTCTTCGGGCAGACCGCCGCGTTCAGCGATCGCGACACCGATCCGGCGTTCGCTCTCACCTGCCGAGTAGCTGTTCGAGGTGTCGAGGAAATTGACCGGTCCGTCCATGGCGGCGCGAGCCGTTGCTACGCCACGTTCTGCCGGCGTCTCGTAGCCGAAGTTTCCAGGCATCGAACCGATCGGCCCGCCACCGATGCATAGCGAGGTCACACTCAGCCCGGTACGCCCGAGCGGTCGGCGGTCGAGGACGTTGTGGTGCGCCATGGGGTGTTTCTCCTTCGGGTCGGTGATGTCAGGCGAAGAAGCCCGCGTCCTCGGGACGCAGGCGGGCGGTGAGTGCGTCGCGGTCCAGTTCGAGGCCGAGCCCGGGGCGGTCGCCGACCTCGATGAAGCCGTCGGTGACGATCGGCGTGGGAAGGCCGTCGACGACGTCGTACCACCATGGTTCTGAGGCGACGGGATACTCGAAGGCGATGAAGTTGTCCGGGAGCGTAGCGCTGACCTGAATGAGCGCTGCCAGGCCGAGAACGCCGTCGAGCACACCGTGCGGAGCGATCGCTACGCCGTGCAGGTCGGCGTACTCGGCGACCCACTTCAGCTCCGCGAGGCCGCCCACGTCGCACGGGTCGGGACCGATGACCCGGACCGACTGGGTGGAGATCAGGTCGATGAAGTTCTGCCGCAGGTAGATCTGTTCACCGGTGTGGGTGGGGGTGGACGTCGCACTGGTCACCTCGCGATATTGCTGCGAGTGGACCCAGGGGACGTAGTCACCGGTGATCAGATCTTCCACCCAGGCCAGGTCATAGGGCTCGACCGCTTGGCAGAACCGGATCGCATCGGCTGGCAGGAATCCGGGCCCGGCGTCCAGGGCCAGACCGATGTGCGGCGGCAGCGCTTCACGCATCGCTGCCACGCACTCCACGAGGTGAGTCATTCCCCGGGAGCTGACCACGCCACGGTTCGGGTGGCGCGGCCCCAGCCGTTGTTCGCCATAGTGGAAGCCTGGGACGTGCTGCGTCATGAACCCGTGAAACGCGACTCCTTCCTTCACCAGGGTGAAACCCTCGTCGGCTGCCGCCATCTGCCGCATCTGCTCGGCGTAGTCCTCAGGGTCGAAGCCGGTGGGTTCGCTGCGCACACCGCCGTTGTAGACCCGGACGCGATCGCGGACCTTGCCGCCGAGCAGCCGGTGCACCGGGAGCCCGGCTGCCTTCCCAGCGATGTCCCACAGGGCGATCTCGATCGCGCTGACCATGGCCCCCCAAGGCTTGTGCGCGCCGAACCGGCGGATCTTCGCCACACATCGCTCGACCAGTGTGGGATCGCAACCGGTCAGGAACTCACGATAGGTCGCGACCATTGGGGCGACGAAAGGCTTGGACGACTCCACCGGGCCGAACCCGTCGATCTGCTCATCTGTCACCACGCGGACGAGCGGCACACCGCCGATCACCGCACATCGGATATCCGTGATCCGCATCTGTTTCCTACTCTCTGGTCCCGTGCAGCCGGAACACTCGAACGCCGAACGGTTCTAGGGCGACCGCCTCGGCGGCATCCTCGCCGATCGTCGTCTCCTGCGGAACCTCGGCTCCGGTGTTCGTCGCGATCTCCGCGCCGAGCGACGCTCCGTTCGGAAGGGAGATCTGGACGTCCACGGGCTCCGGCGACTGAGAGGTGAGCCAGAGCAGCTGGTCTGTTCCCGCCGCCATCTGGCGGGCGTGCACCCGGGGGTCGTGGGCGCGCGCACGGTTGCTGAGACCGGCTTCGGTAGCGAGTGCGTCGTAGAGCTGCCAGGTGTGCTCCGGGTTCACTCCGGATAGCCGGGAGGCCATGTGCTCCATCGGGTAGGTGCCCAGGATGAACTGACCGGCACCGACTGCGTTCCGGAGCAGTACCGGGCGGCCGTGGTCGTCTTCCCACAGCACCTCCGCGTCGGTGGGTCGCACCGGGAGGTAGGACCGGGAGTGCTCAGTGCCAGCGGACCGAAAGGACAGCGTGCGGCCCGCTGGGATCTCGCCGAACGGACGAACGGTACGGACGGTCACGGCGTCGTCCTCGATCGGTTCGGCCAGGCCGTAGCGCAGCTGGTGTTCGATACCGAACATCTCGTTCATCTCATACCACCACGGGCCGCGCTGCCAGCCGCCTTCGCCGGCGCAGTAGGAGACGTACACGGTCGCACCTGCCTCCGCGAGCTCGCGCAGTCGCTGCCAGGTGGTAGTGAGCAGATGCTTGACCGATGGCACGAGGTACAGGTCGTGCTCGCCGGACAGGCCGTCTGCGGCACGTTCGATCGTCAGCGGGAGGTCGGCCTCCCAGGCGGCGATCCACGCCTGACGGAGTGCGTCGAAGATCACCGCACCATCGCCGGCCGGAGTCATCGGGTAGTGGTGCTCGAGGAACGTCGGCACCACGAGTGCTGCCCCGGACCTGGCCGGGGCCAGCGCGGCAGTGTCGACCTGATCGAGCACGGCCGAGAAGGCAGCGAGTTCCCGGAGGGTGCTCTTCGGGCGGCCGCGGGAGTCGGTGACCCCGAAGTAGAGCTCGAACGCGTGGTGACGGTAGGGGTCCTGGTCCCAGAGATCGCCATAGTCGGTGTTGTTCCAGGCGAGCCATCCTCGGGTGCCGGTGATGAGCGTCGAGTGCAGCACTTGTCGGTAATACTGGGCCGCTTGCTCCGCCGAGACATAGGCGGAGGTGACGCCGAACTCCTCGAGCACCACGGGTTTCCCGGTGAACGCGAGCAGCTGGCCGATGAATGCCGCAGTGAGCAGCTCCCGCGACTGGTCGTTCTCCATCCGGTACACGTGCGGACCGACGAAGTCGCCCATCGGTGCCAGGTCGCGCACCCGGAACCCGTTGTCCCGTCCGGTCACCTCGATGCCCCAGGCACCGTCTCCGGTGGAGACCGGCTGGTGGCCACCTCCGGCGCGGACGGCCTGGGTCATGATCTCGGCCCATGCGCTGACCACGTCGCGGTCCGCGGCACTGCCGCGCCCCTCCGGATCTCCGAAGATGGGCATCTCGTTGGAAAGTAGCCAGCCGGTGATCGCTGTGTGGTCCTGGAGCCGGCGGGTCGACTCGCGGATGTACCAAGCCTGCCTTCCCAGTAGCCAGGGATCGCGGTAGAGGCTCCGATCGCCCCGCCAGGACGGGCTGAAGTTCTCTCCGGACATATGCCCCACCAAGAAGGTAGGGATCGTCTGGAGGCCGACCTCCTCGTGCAGGTCGAGGAAGTCCCGGTAGCGGCGGTAGAGCTCCTCATCCAGCGCATCTGGCGCCGGCATGAAGTCCGGCCAGAAGAGGAAGGTTCGCGTGGTGTCCAGCCCGTGCCGACGCAAGGTGAGGAGTTCCTCCCGCACGATCGCATCGTCGTACTGCGTCCACATCCGTGGACCGCCTGCCCGCGACCAGAAGTTCACTCCCAGCCACGGCCTGCTTGGTGTCGTCATTCCTCGTCCATCTCTATCGGTTCCGTCCTGTCGTGATCCGCATGAGCGCTACCCCTTCACCGCACCTCCGGTGAGCC is a genomic window of Ruania zhangjianzhongii containing:
- a CDS encoding DUF488 domain-containing protein, with amino-acid sequence MRSGRVYDEVSDDDGTRVLVDRVWPRGIRKEDPRVGHWLKDVAPSDELRKWYGHDPDKNKEFATRYRAELKEDPAAGALDELRDLARQGEVTLVTATKDVSLSQVPVLQQVAGV
- a CDS encoding pirin family protein; its protein translation is MSNVETKPAEMVCAADDGAPASASDVTVRILTPREVPLGGPRAMTVRRTLPQRALSLIGAWCFLDHFGPDEVASTGGMDVPPHPHTGLATVSWLFSGSITHADSADHLARVAPGQLSLMTAGAGISHSERSTADTDVLHGVQLWFALPERARFGPRRFDHYAPPVLTGRGWSAQVFLGSTLGDSSPIATATPMLGAEVRLEPGCSLTVPVDNGFEHGVLVDTGEVSVDQTPVPAGHLGYRPAGQDQLRLTAGDQAARVLLFGGEPFEEKIVMWWNFVGRSHEEIVAFRAAWQDQIGRPEQPDETAQPDETAQPGETAQPGEVAPEQSNEAGGANAPVAPPSYGLPQDDPGEPLPAPVLPNVRIRPREQPRQA
- a CDS encoding YbjQ family protein; the encoded protein is MIVVTTNEIPGYRIEAVMGEVMGMTVRSANFGQNFTASFRAFGGGEVTEYTKLVYESRQEVMNRMTTEAQRRGANAVIGMRFDTGDIAQAFSEVCAYGTAVHVVPLGEDEEGHTPQSAQFAQGGSTASQGPAISQPATPPPAAGYDAQVPQPPQGQQPPPPPQGQPGYGQQPPQGQPGYGQQPPPPPGYGQPPQGGYPQ
- a CDS encoding Gfo/Idh/MocA family protein: MYARMIADGEIPGMTLGAIADRNSDRRAVIAQEYSGTPVYSGHEELIAGGEVDAVVTTLPHYDHPAVAIAALDAGLHVLVEKPAAVFTRQVRELIEAAEAKPELTFAIMFNQRTNPLYRRIKEIVDAGEIGAIRRSSWTITTWWRPQGYYEQSGWRATWGGEGGGVLVNQAPHQLDLWQWICGVPKSVFAKAAFGFRRDIAVEDEVTAVVDYGDGVTGVFITATHDLIGTDRFEILGDKGKIVVDGSKVATVTRLSKDEREISASITPEDVRKMFRGEMHLEQYQQSEEVSFDSAWGSQHGEVLRNFAAHILDGEPLLAPGADGIAGVRLANAIHLSAWLGKEVPIDFDEDLYLAELNQRIRDEGQFPER
- a CDS encoding Gfo/Idh/MocA family protein; the encoded protein is MVNAPARIAVIGAGWRASYALRVAHARPDLVQITCVYARSAESAERVRAQWGVPVRTDLTEALGTGDPEAAFVCVPREAVAGLAIQIRDAGTPMLLETPPAADRDALFRIYGELRGHQVQVSEQYQFQPQHAARLAIAHSGLLGKVGSASVSVAHDYHAVSMLRLLLSVGFEDVTIEARTERDNVRSVRTRDSWRDEPVLIEQEVLSGRLSWSERTGHYAFGSEQYVSPLRTRHMWVRGTDGEIVDDVVSHYVAPGQVARTILDRDETGRDGDLEGAHLRHIRLGPDLLAENRFAPARLSDDEIALGECLLRTVEHVRGGSAFYPLADACEDAYLALLLHEAARTGSSVRAQPRPWQSETSVAQRSGNCPSSRMR
- a CDS encoding aldo/keto reductase, with protein sequence MAHHNVLDRRPLGRTGLSVTSLCIGGGPIGSMPGNFGYETPAERGVATARAAMDGPVNFLDTSNSYSAGESERRIGVAIAERGGLPEDFALATKLDRDLESGDFSAERMYRSAKESQERLGLDRFDLLHLHDPEHIGFEAAMAPGGPVDALLELKERGVAAHIGVAGGPVGMLRQFVETGAFDVVLTHNRWTLVDRSADELIDSAVQHGVAVLNAAVFGGGVLARGMSSAGARYGYRDAEPRVVAAIEAIERLAAEFEVPLPAAAIQFSVRDPRITSTVLGVSRPERIDSSVALSTQDIPEEFWSQIADLAAPEDTWLW
- a CDS encoding mandelate racemase/muconate lactonizing enzyme family protein, producing the protein MRITDIRCAVIGGVPLVRVVTDEQIDGFGPVESSKPFVAPMVATYREFLTGCDPTLVERCVAKIRRFGAHKPWGAMVSAIEIALWDIAGKAAGLPVHRLLGGKVRDRVRVYNGGVRSEPTGFDPEDYAEQMRQMAAADEGFTLVKEGVAFHGFMTQHVPGFHYGEQRLGPRHPNRGVVSSRGMTHLVECVAAMREALPPHIGLALDAGPGFLPADAIRFCQAVEPYDLAWVEDLITGDYVPWVHSQQYREVTSATSTPTHTGEQIYLRQNFIDLISTQSVRVIGPDPCDVGGLAELKWVAEYADLHGVAIAPHGVLDGVLGLAALIQVSATLPDNFIAFEYPVASEPWWYDVVDGLPTPIVTDGFIEVGDRPGLGLELDRDALTARLRPEDAGFFA
- a CDS encoding beta-mannosidase, with the protein product MTTPSRPWLGVNFWSRAGGPRMWTQYDDAIVREELLTLRRHGLDTTRTFLFWPDFMPAPDALDEELYRRYRDFLDLHEEVGLQTIPTFLVGHMSGENFSPSWRGDRSLYRDPWLLGRQAWYIRESTRRLQDHTAITGWLLSNEMPIFGDPEGRGSAADRDVVSAWAEIMTQAVRAGGGHQPVSTGDGAWGIEVTGRDNGFRVRDLAPMGDFVGPHVYRMENDQSRELLTAAFIGQLLAFTGKPVVLEEFGVTSAYVSAEQAAQYYRQVLHSTLITGTRGWLAWNNTDYGDLWDQDPYRHHAFELYFGVTDSRGRPKSTLRELAAFSAVLDQVDTAALAPARSGAALVVPTFLEHHYPMTPAGDGAVIFDALRQAWIAAWEADLPLTIERAADGLSGEHDLYLVPSVKHLLTTTWQRLRELAEAGATVYVSYCAGEGGWQRGPWWYEMNEMFGIEHQLRYGLAEPIEDDAVTVRTVRPFGEIPAGRTLSFRSAGTEHSRSYLPVRPTDAEVLWEDDHGRPVLLRNAVGAGQFILGTYPMEHMASRLSGVNPEHTWQLYDALATEAGLSNRARAHDPRVHARQMAAGTDQLLWLTSQSPEPVDVQISLPNGASLGAEIATNTGAEVPQETTIGEDAAEAVALEPFGVRVFRLHGTRE